From a region of the Methanolobus tindarius DSM 2278 genome:
- a CDS encoding CxxC-x17-CxxC domain-containing protein: MGYNNRGGNSRGGGGGGFRSNDGPREMHKAICSDCKQETEVPFKPSGERPVYCRECFQNHRPKRY, translated from the coding sequence ATGGGATACAATAACAGAGGCGGAAACAGTAGAGGCGGCGGCGGTGGCGGCTTTAGATCAAACGACGGTCCAAGAGAAATGCACAAGGCAATCTGCTCTGACTGCAAACAGGAGACCGAAGTTCCTTTCAAGCCATCCGGTGAGAGACCTGTATATTGCAGGGAATGTTTCCAGAACCACAGA